The Dyadobacter sp. 676 DNA window ATGAAGGTCCGGCGGCAGCTCGTTTTGCAAGTAATGCACCACCAGCGTTTTTCCCAGATAGGAACCGCTGCCTTCGTCGCCCAGCCAGAAACCCAGCGAGCCGATGGAATGCGCGATGCGGTCGCCGTCAAAAAACGCATTGTTCGCACCCGTACCCAGTATGCAGGCGAGCCCCGGCTCGTGCCCGCACAATCCGCGTGCCGCTCCAAGCATGTCGGAGGCCACTTCCACGGAGGTTGCCGAGGGAAAACAATGCTTCAATGCGCGTGTTACAGGCATGCCCGATCGTTCATCGGCGCAGCCCGCACCATAGAAATGTATTTCGCCGACTTCGCCCTCAATGCCCGGCACGACTTGCTCCAGCAGAACAGGGATGATTTCGTCTGCGGTCTGGTAGAATGGGTTAATGCCCGCCGACTGCCGGGATTGCCGGTGGCCGGCTTGCGGGTCGATACAAACCCAGTCAGTTTTGGTAGAGCCGCTGTCGGCGATCAGGATATATCTGGAAGGCATCGGAATCTAGTTCGATTGTTCGGGCAATTGCAGTTTGCCGATAATATGGAACCGTTCGAAAACGCGTTCAGTGTGCGGGGCGTCGCCGAGTTCCCGGGTAAGGTCCTGGCCGGCCCAATGTTCGTAATGGTGCCCGTTTCGCCATAGGCGCGATGCGCTCACATCGTAGATCATTCCTTTATATGCACACCATATCTCTTCCCGGTCCTGCCCGTTTCGAAGCGCCAGCTGTGCCCTGGTATATACTTTCATTGTATTGTTTTAGCACGCAATTTAATGATTCGGGTATTCCGTTGGAAAATTTAAAAAGCGATCTGCCATGAATATTTTGATTATAAGACTAAAAAGTAAGAACTTGGCGTTTTGAAAAGACATTCACGTAAAATAAAATATGAGAAAAAGTTACGCTCTTCTTTGGTGTTCAATATTGGTTTTGGGATTGTTGGCCGCCGGCTGCAAAAAGGACGCCAAGCCTGTTTCCGAAAGAATTGCAAAGGCCTGGACGGTGGAGTCCGCCAAGCATGACAATGTGGTGGTTTACACACGTGGCGGTTCGGGTAACAAAACGGATTATTCCGGTTTCCGCCTCACGCTGACCAATACGAACGGTACAAAAACAGCCAGCCTTACCGACGTGGATAACAAAACGTTCAATGGGAACTGGGATGTCGAGGGAGATACCAAACTGATCCTGAAAGACCTTACCCCTCAGCCCACAGGCTCGGGAGGGACCATTGAATTTACCATTTCAGGCCTGGGAGACTCGAAAGTGACGCTTACCCGCCTGAAAGCTAGTCCTAAAACCGGAAATACGATTAACGAATACACATTGACCAACCCGTAAGGCGAGGTCGTCCCCGATATCAGGCGAAGCCATTTCCAATGCGGAAATGGCTTCGTTTTTTTTGTCTAATTTTGCGGTATGGAAACAAGAACTGAAATCAGCAGCCTGGGTGAATTCGGGCTGATTCAACGAATAAATAAAGAAATCCGGACGCAACTCCCTGATACGGTCAGGGGCATTGGCGACGATGCGGCGGTGATTGACCTGGGAGAGGAGTTCGGGTTGCTAACCTCCGACATGATGCTCGAAGGCATCCATTTTGACCTTACGTTTTTCCCCCTCAAACACCTTGGTTACAAAGCCATTTCCGCCGGAATCGCCGACATCGCGGCTATGAACGGTGTTCCAAGGCAGGTAACGGTGAATATCGCGCTGAGCAATCGGTTCTCGGTGGAAGCGGTCGACGAACTTTATGCGGGTATGAAAGTTGCCTGCAAGGATTTTAAAGTCGATCTGGTTGGCGGCGACACTACTTCTTCCCGGTCGGGGCTTATTATTTCGGTGAGCGCATTCGGAAAGGTTAAAAAAGACAAGATCGTATACCGGAACACCGCAAAGCCCAACGACCTGCTTTGCGTCACCGGTGATCTGGGTGGCGCCTACCTTGGATTGCAACTGCTGGAAAGGGAAAAACAGGTGTTCCTCGCCAATCCGAACATGCAGCCGGAGCTGGAAGGAAAGGATTATGTAATCCAGCGCCAGCTGCGTCCCGAAGCACGCATGGACGTAATCTACGAAT harbors:
- a CDS encoding N-acetylglucosamine kinase; its protein translation is MPSRYILIADSGSTKTDWVCIDPQAGHRQSRQSAGINPFYQTADEIIPVLLEQVVPGIEGEVGEIHFYGAGCADERSGMPVTRALKHCFPSATSVEVASDMLGAARGLCGHEPGLACILGTGANNAFFDGDRIAHSIGSLGFWLGDEGSGSYLGKTLVVHYLQNELPPDLHKSFIKAYPGLDRLTVLDHAYKKPYPNRYFASYSAFIAQHRDHEFIQELVRNAFGLFVKKYILKHTNATQYPVHFTGSIAYYYQDILRPVLESNGLQTGRILKSPIEGLIGYHLA
- a CDS encoding cytochrome b5 domain-containing protein, yielding MKVYTRAQLALRNGQDREEIWCAYKGMIYDVSASRLWRNGHHYEHWAGQDLTRELGDAPHTERVFERFHIIGKLQLPEQSN
- the thiL gene encoding thiamine-phosphate kinase, yielding METRTEISSLGEFGLIQRINKEIRTQLPDTVRGIGDDAAVIDLGEEFGLLTSDMMLEGIHFDLTFFPLKHLGYKAISAGIADIAAMNGVPRQVTVNIALSNRFSVEAVDELYAGMKVACKDFKVDLVGGDTTSSRSGLIISVSAFGKVKKDKIVYRNTAKPNDLLCVTGDLGGAYLGLQLLEREKQVFLANPNMQPELEGKDYVIQRQLRPEARMDVIYEFDEAGVIPTSMIDVSDGLASDLLHICAQSGVGAIVFEEHLPIDEQTYLAASELNIGAATAALNGGEDYELLFTVSQSAYEKIKNNPKIVVVGYITDQKGQVELHSKGGTRVPLTAQGWNA